The stretch of DNA GGTCGATGAGCGCCGCCTCAGACAGATTTTAATTAACCTCTTGGTCAATGCTGTAAAATTCACACCCAAAAATGGGAAAGTCAGTCTTCTGGTTTCCGTTGGCTGTGGTGAAACATGGGAAGGTGAAGCCACTGTTCCCAGTCAATTAAAGGATCAAGATTTGCCCATGATTCTTTTTCAAGTTACTGATACAGGGATTGGCATTGCTAGTAGAGATTTACACCGACTATTTCAACCCTTTGTCCAGCTTGACAGTGGACTAAATCGTCAATATGAAGGGACTGGATTGGGGCTAGCAATGGTTAAGCAGATTGCTGAACTCCATGATGGTCAGGTTATGGTCACAAGTGCGATCGATCAAGGGAGTACATTTACCGTGGCTCTACCCTATCAAATGTCCATATCTACTACGCGATCGCCTGAGCTAATCACGCCATTCTCACTACCCACCGCCAAGTCAAAAAATGCGATCGCGCCGCTCATCCTACTTGTCGAAGACAATGAAGCTAATATTCAGACTTTCACATCTTATTTAAGCGCTTATGAATATCGAGTAGTTTTAGCCAAAAATGGTAAAGAAGGCGTTTCTATGGCAAAAACTCACCAGCCAGACATTATCCTGATGGATATTCAAATGCCTGTAATGGATGGGCTACAAGCAACTCGACTGATTCGCGCTGAACCGAAACTTGCCACAGTACCGATCATTGCTCTAACAGCAAGAGCTATGCAAGGCGATCAAGAGCTTTGCCTCGAAGCGGGTGCGAATCAATATCTCAGTAAACCCATAGAACTAGAACAACTTGTCGGCGTAATTGGACAGTTTTTTTTAGAAGCCAAAGAGTGAGAGGCGGCGATTCATTCCAGCTCTGACACTCTTTGGCTGGCGATAGCTATAATACCAAAACACAAAGTGGCTACGCCACTTTGTGTTTTTAAAACCCTTACGGGGTCTGCTATACCAATTCACAGAAGTGTTGTCACACTTTTGTGAATTGGTATAGCATCACGACAAATGATCATCATCGAAAAGAATAATGCTTAAAAATTTATAAAGTTTAGTACAATACTTAACATTCTCCTTGGTAAGTATTTAGACTCATTAGACATGACATTAGCCCAATTTCCTTGGCTTACCGCGATCGTCCTGCTGCCCCTCGTAGCTTCCTTACTCATACCCATACTGCCCGATAAAGAAGGCAAAACAGTACGTTGGTATGCATTAGGCGTAGGCATCGCTGACTTTATATTGATGTGCTATGCCTTCTGGAAGAACTACGATCCGAGCAACGCGACATTTCAACTCGCGGAAAAGTACACTTGGATACCCCAATTAGGTCTTAGTTGGGCAGTTTCAGTCGATGGCATCTCCGCACCTCTAGTGCTGCTTGCAGGATTTGTCACCACGCTCTCCATCTTTGCCGCATGGCAAGTTAATATCAAACCGCGTCTGTTTTACTTTCTCATGTTGGTGCTGTACTCCGCGCAAATCGGTGTATTTGTATCCCAAGATTTACTGCTGTTCTTCATCATGTGGGAAGTTGAGCTAATTCCTGTCTATCTGCTCGTTTCGATCTGGGGAGGTCAGAAACGTCAGTATGCAGCCACAAAATTTTTGCTTTATACTGCCGCCGCATCCATCTTTATCTTAGTTGCTGGCTTAGCAATGGCGCTATATGGCAACAACTTGACTTTTGACATGGCTGAGCTAGCCCTAAAGGATTTCCCACTGGCTCTAGAGCTTCCACTTTATGCAGGTTTGCTAATTGCTTTTGGTGTCAAGCTGGCTATTTTCCCTCTCCATACTTGGCTTCCAGATGCTCATGGTGAAGCTTCTTCACCTGTATCGATGATTTTGGCAGGTGTATTGCTAAAGATGGGTGGTTATGGATTAATCCGCCTAAATATGGGATTACTCGATCATGCCCATGTTTATTTCGCTCCAGTTTTAGCAATGCTAGGTGTGATTAATATTGTTTATGGTGCGGTGAATTCGTTTGCTCAAACTAATATGAAGCGTCGCCTCGCTTTTTCGTCGGTTTCGCATATGGGATTTGTGTTGATCGGCATCGCATCTTTCACTGATTTAGGAATCAGTGGTGCGATGTTACAAATGCTTTCTCACGGTCTGATTGCTTCCGTCTTGTTCTTCCTCGCTGGTGTTACCTACGATCGCACCCACACGATGTTAATGAATGAGATGGGCTATATCGGCAAAGTAATGCCTAAGGTGTTCGCTTTATTTACCGTTGGGGCTTTAGCATCTCTTGCTCTACCTGGAATGAGTGGTTTTGCTAGTGAAATTGCTATCTTTGT from Pseudanabaena sp. BC1403 encodes:
- a CDS encoding NAD(P)H-quinone oxidoreductase subunit 4 produces the protein MTLAQFPWLTAIVLLPLVASLLIPILPDKEGKTVRWYALGVGIADFILMCYAFWKNYDPSNATFQLAEKYTWIPQLGLSWAVSVDGISAPLVLLAGFVTTLSIFAAWQVNIKPRLFYFLMLVLYSAQIGVFVSQDLLLFFIMWEVELIPVYLLVSIWGGQKRQYAATKFLLYTAAASIFILVAGLAMALYGNNLTFDMAELALKDFPLALELPLYAGLLIAFGVKLAIFPLHTWLPDAHGEASSPVSMILAGVLLKMGGYGLIRLNMGLLDHAHVYFAPVLAMLGVINIVYGAVNSFAQTNMKRRLAFSSVSHMGFVLIGIASFTDLGISGAMLQMLSHGLIASVLFFLAGVTYDRTHTMLMNEMGYIGKVMPKVFALFTVGALASLALPGMSGFASEIAIFVGMTSSDVYSSTFRTATVFLAAVGVILTPIYLLSMLRQIFYASDANPTCDINPTCDISDISLKAQGNQEVVCFGTSCVLPSEADFSDARPREVFIAVCFLVPVIAIGAYPKMATNLYDATTTAINSQMRLAHEQVAIAKNVETFAVKSNFPSLSEVKVNAVVANN